A single genomic interval of Chryseobacterium paludis harbors:
- a CDS encoding nucleoside recognition domain-containing protein, which produces MVLSRIWSAFIIIAIAIASIKYISSGHYNTIFNDMVVGKGGDTVQIATQKMNTLSPIIGDSLMKKSDFADNRIHYKADSLKQNVKVYRVQEADGVIGTAETAVKICIGLIGIMTLFMGFMSIAEKAGGINLLSRLIQPFFSKLFPDIPKNHPAFGHMLMNFSANLLGLDNAATPFGLKAMESLQTLNPNKDTASNSQIMFLCLHAGGMTLIPVSIIAIRASMGSKTPTDIFLPCMIATFTATLAAMIIVSLYQKINLLRPVVIAYVGVISAIIGLLVLYLVQLSKDELDTFSKILSNGLILFIFLAIVLGAVYKKINVFDAFIDGAKEGFTTCVKIIPYLVGMLIAISLLRTSGVFDVIIDGMKWVANAANLDARFVDGLPTALIKPLSGSGARGMMVDTMSTFGADSFQGKLAAVLQGSSDTTFYVIAVYFGAVAVKNTRYAVIAMLLADLVGVITSIALAYLFFA; this is translated from the coding sequence ATGGTTCTCAGCAGAATTTGGTCCGCTTTCATTATTATAGCTATTGCTATTGCAAGTATAAAATATATTTCTTCAGGTCATTATAATACCATTTTCAACGATATGGTAGTTGGAAAAGGAGGAGATACTGTACAGATTGCAACACAAAAGATGAACACGCTCTCCCCAATCATCGGAGATAGCCTGATGAAGAAATCTGATTTCGCAGATAACAGAATTCATTATAAAGCAGATTCATTAAAACAAAATGTAAAAGTTTACCGTGTTCAGGAGGCAGATGGAGTTATTGGCACTGCAGAAACAGCTGTGAAAATATGCATTGGACTGATCGGCATCATGACCCTGTTTATGGGTTTTATGAGTATTGCAGAAAAGGCAGGTGGAATTAATTTGTTAAGCAGGTTGATTCAACCATTTTTTTCGAAATTATTTCCTGATATTCCCAAGAATCACCCAGCATTTGGGCATATGCTAATGAATTTTAGTGCTAACCTTTTAGGTCTTGATAATGCGGCTACGCCATTTGGTTTAAAAGCAATGGAAAGTTTACAGACCTTAAATCCCAATAAAGATACGGCAAGCAATTCTCAGATCATGTTTCTTTGTCTCCACGCAGGTGGAATGACGCTGATTCCGGTTTCTATTATTGCCATCAGAGCTTCGATGGGATCAAAAACACCGACTGATATCTTTCTTCCCTGTATGATTGCTACTTTTACAGCAACATTGGCAGCAATGATCATTGTTTCCTTATATCAGAAGATCAATTTACTACGTCCGGTTGTAATTGCCTATGTAGGAGTAATTTCTGCTATTATCGGACTTTTGGTTTTATATCTTGTCCAATTAAGCAAAGATGAATTAGATACATTCAGTAAAATCCTTAGTAACGGATTGATTCTCTTTATATTTTTAGCTATTGTTCTTGGAGCAGTCTACAAAAAGATCAATGTATTTGATGCTTTTATAGACGGCGCAAAAGAAGGCTTTACCACCTGTGTGAAAATCATCCCTTATTTAGTCGGAATGTTGATTGCGATATCACTCCTAAGAACTTCCGGCGTTTTTGATGTGATTATAGACGGAATGAAATGGGTTGCTAATGCAGCGAATTTAGATGCAAGATTTGTCGACGGACTGCCAACTGCTTTAATTAAGCCTCTCTCTGGTTCCGGAGCTCGCGGAATGATGGTTGACACCATGTCTACTTTTGGGGCAGATAGCTTCCAGGGAAAATTAGCCGCTGTTCTTCAGGGAAGCTCAGACACTACATTTTACGTGATTGCAGTTTATTTTGGAGCCGTAGCCGTTAAAAACACAAGATATGCTGTAATTGCCATGCTTTTGGCGGATCTGGTAGGTGTTATCACTTCTATTGCGTTAGCCTATTTATTTTTCGCATAA
- a CDS encoding DUF6973 domain-containing protein, whose protein sequence is MRTFKIFFSTIRTMSFKKILRLLSLVLPHPLFSILSFHATVKAFTIAQKRFPDTASNNGIGNAFRHALWCCFIIMYCSKISSPQKALDFCKRITDLHEELFPNKPLETKMDLHNNKIGMDYFMEILPGIHRQFFEKSFFIDALIEKMNDAKVLKNLDDDFEGYLVYLDEK, encoded by the coding sequence ATGAGAACTTTTAAGATATTTTTCAGTACGATTCGGACAATGAGTTTTAAAAAGATTCTTCGTCTTTTATCACTTGTCTTACCACATCCTTTGTTTTCTATATTAAGTTTTCATGCTACCGTCAAAGCTTTTACTATCGCTCAAAAACGGTTTCCCGATACAGCTTCCAATAATGGAATAGGAAATGCATTCAGACATGCCTTGTGGTGCTGTTTTATTATCATGTATTGTTCTAAAATTTCCTCACCTCAAAAAGCACTCGACTTTTGTAAGAGAATAACAGATTTACACGAAGAATTGTTTCCCAACAAACCATTAGAAACAAAAATGGATCTTCATAATAATAAAATCGGAATGGATTATTTTATGGAAATTCTCCCTGGTATCCACCGTCAGTTTTTTGAAAAAAGTTTCTTTATAGATGCTCTGATTGAAAAGATGAACGATGCCAAAGTTCTTAAAAATCTCGATGATGATTTTGAGGGATATTTGGTCTATCTTGATGAAAAATAG
- the accD gene encoding acetyl-CoA carboxylase, carboxyltransferase subunit beta, whose amino-acid sequence MAFDWFKRKAKNITTSTDEKKDVPKGLWHQTPSGKVVEHEELKKNNYVSPEDGFHVRIGSAEFFDILFDEGKFTELDANVESIDILNFKDTKPYVDRLKEVRAKTKLTDSIRNAVGTVNGTQMVVSCMDFAFIGGSLGSVMGEKIRRAVDYCIAHKLPYMIICQSGGARMQEATYSLMQLAKVQAKLAQLSEAGLLYIAYLCDPTFGGITASFAMTADIIMAEPKALIGFAGPRVIRETIGRDLPEGFQTSEFLQEKGFVDFIVKRTEIKDVVAKTVNLLAVHA is encoded by the coding sequence ATGGCATTCGACTGGTTTAAAAGAAAAGCTAAAAACATTACCACTTCTACTGATGAAAAAAAGGATGTTCCTAAGGGGCTTTGGCACCAAACTCCATCAGGAAAAGTAGTAGAACACGAGGAACTTAAGAAAAATAATTACGTTTCTCCTGAAGATGGGTTTCATGTAAGAATAGGAAGTGCAGAATTTTTTGATATCCTTTTTGATGAAGGTAAATTCACTGAACTAGATGCTAATGTTGAAAGTATAGACATCCTAAACTTTAAAGATACAAAGCCTTACGTAGACCGTTTAAAAGAAGTAAGAGCAAAAACAAAACTTACGGATTCTATCAGAAATGCAGTAGGAACTGTAAATGGAACTCAAATGGTAGTTTCTTGTATGGACTTTGCTTTTATTGGGGGATCATTAGGTTCTGTAATGGGTGAAAAAATCAGGAGAGCTGTAGATTACTGTATTGCTCATAAACTTCCTTATATGATCATTTGTCAGTCTGGAGGTGCTAGAATGCAGGAGGCAACTTATTCTCTAATGCAACTGGCAAAAGTACAGGCTAAATTAGCTCAACTTTCAGAAGCAGGTCTTTTATATATTGCTTATTTATGTGATCCTACTTTTGGAGGTATTACGGCTTCTTTTGCAATGACAGCCGATATTATTATGGCTGAACCTAAAGCTTTAATCGGTTTTGCGGGACCAAGAGTTATCCGTGAAACGATTGGTAGAGATTTACCAGAAGGCTTCCAAACCTCAGAATTCCTTCAGGAAAAAGGTTTTGTGGACTTTATCGTAAAAAGAACCGAGATTAAAGATGTTGTTGCTAAAACAGTAAATTTATTAGCAGTACATGCTTAA
- the fbaA gene encoding class II fructose-bisphosphate aldolase translates to MSRIFPAGVATGQLVTDIFQYAKENKFALPAVNVIGSSNVNAVMETAAKLNSPVIIQFSNGGAAFNAGKGLSNDGQKAAVLGAIAGAKHIHTLAEAYGATVILHTDHCAKKLLPWIDGIMDANEEFFKLTGKSLYSSHMLDLSEEPLEENIEVSARYFERMAKMKMTLEVEIGVTGGEEDGVDNSDVDNSKLYTQPEDVAYTYEKLKAVSDNFTIAAAFGNVHGVYKPGNVVLTPKILDNSQKFVQEKFGTADKPVNFVFHGGSGSTLEEIREAIDYGVIKMNIDTDLQFAYTEGVRDYMVNNIEYLRSQIGNPEGEEKPNKKFYDPRVWVRKGEETFSTRLGKAFEDLNNVNTLK, encoded by the coding sequence ATGAGCAGAATTTTTCCGGCAGGAGTTGCCACAGGTCAATTAGTTACTGATATTTTTCAGTATGCTAAAGAAAATAAATTTGCGTTACCAGCTGTAAACGTTATCGGTTCTAGCAATGTAAACGCTGTTATGGAGACTGCAGCAAAATTAAATTCTCCTGTTATTATTCAGTTTTCAAATGGTGGAGCTGCTTTCAATGCAGGAAAAGGATTAAGCAACGACGGACAAAAAGCTGCTGTACTAGGAGCAATTGCCGGAGCAAAACATATTCATACTTTAGCTGAAGCTTACGGAGCTACTGTAATTTTACATACAGACCACTGTGCAAAAAAATTATTGCCATGGATTGATGGTATAATGGATGCTAATGAGGAATTCTTTAAATTAACAGGAAAATCTCTTTATTCATCTCACATGTTGGATCTTTCTGAGGAGCCTTTAGAAGAAAACATTGAAGTTTCTGCCAGATATTTCGAAAGAATGGCTAAAATGAAAATGACTTTAGAGGTTGAGATTGGTGTAACAGGAGGAGAAGAAGATGGTGTTGACAATTCTGATGTAGACAACTCTAAATTATATACTCAACCAGAAGATGTAGCTTATACATATGAAAAATTAAAAGCTGTTTCTGACAACTTTACTATCGCTGCTGCTTTTGGGAACGTACATGGAGTATATAAACCAGGAAATGTGGTTCTTACACCAAAAATATTAGATAATTCTCAGAAATTTGTTCAGGAGAAATTCGGAACAGCTGATAAACCTGTAAACTTTGTATTCCATGGAGGTTCTGGTTCTACTTTAGAGGAGATCAGAGAAGCTATTGATTATGGTGTTATCAAAATGAATATCGACACAGATCTTCAATTCGCTTATACAGAAGGCGTAAGAGATTATATGGTAAACAATATTGAATATTTAAGATCTCAAATCGGAAACCCTGAGGGAGAGGAAAAGCCTAACAAGAAATTCTATGATCCAAGAGTTTGGGTAAGAAAAGGTGAGGAAACTTTCTCTACAAGATTGGGTAAAGCTTTTGAAGATTTAAATAACGTAAATACGCTTAAATAA
- a CDS encoding NAD kinase, whose amino-acid sequence MKAAIYSQKKDLDTFLYLSKFVSELEGRGVKSVLYDEMAEALQFSKIFETFNNKQDLIDKEVDLFFTFGGDGTIVNSLTFIEDLEIPIVGVNTGRLGFLASFTKEEAFKELDAILKGDVKTSRRSVIEVVSPRSDEFFPYALNDVTVSRKETTSMITVDSFINDEFLNVFWGDGVIVSTPTGSTAYSLSCGGPIISPNNENFVITPIAPHNLNVRPLVVNDRVEIKFKVESRVSQYSLSLDSRLIHIETDKEIVIKKADFQILLVQPNNLSFYETIRQKLLWGRDKRN is encoded by the coding sequence ATGAAGGCAGCTATATATTCTCAAAAAAAAGATCTCGATACTTTTTTATATTTAAGCAAATTTGTTTCAGAACTTGAAGGCAGAGGTGTAAAATCTGTTTTGTATGATGAAATGGCTGAAGCTCTTCAGTTTTCAAAAATTTTCGAAACATTTAACAATAAGCAGGATCTTATAGATAAAGAAGTAGACCTTTTCTTCACTTTTGGAGGTGATGGAACTATTGTAAATTCACTTACTTTTATTGAAGACCTTGAAATCCCTATTGTTGGGGTAAATACAGGAAGACTGGGTTTTTTAGCAAGTTTTACTAAAGAAGAAGCTTTCAAGGAACTGGATGCCATCTTAAAAGGAGATGTAAAAACCAGTCGCCGTTCTGTAATTGAAGTAGTTTCACCAAGATCAGATGAATTTTTCCCATATGCTTTGAATGATGTCACTGTTTCAAGAAAGGAAACCACATCAATGATTACTGTAGATTCTTTTATAAACGATGAATTTCTAAATGTATTCTGGGGAGACGGGGTTATTGTTTCTACACCTACTGGTTCTACTGCTTATTCTTTAAGTTGTGGCGGACCAATTATCTCTCCCAATAACGAAAACTTTGTCATTACTCCTATTGCTCCTCACAATTTGAATGTGAGACCTTTGGTGGTTAATGATCGGGTAGAAATAAAATTTAAAGTAGAAAGCCGGGTATCCCAATACTCTCTTTCTTTGGATTCAAGATTGATACATATAGAAACAGATAAAGAAATCGTCATCAAAAAGGCTGATTTTCAGATCCTTTTGGTTCAACCTAACAACTTAAGTTTCTACGAAACCATCCGCCAAAAACTACTCTGGGGACGGGATAAAAGAAATTAG
- a CDS encoding CBS domain-containing protein, whose amino-acid sequence MFIKDYISKDFPCFSLTDSIESARSTLEDFGYTHIFIKKSHHFYGAIAKDFLHETEGTLKDLEHQVERFAILEDNNIMDSIRLFYTFNSNVIPVISKTEKYLGYITCEDVFQDMSRYPLFSESGAILTVEAPARKYSMTEIANIVESNNSKFYGGFISFMSEEVVRVTIKISNENLASIDATFDRYDYRIVEKFYSDEKTDLFKDRFGFFQKFIEI is encoded by the coding sequence ATGTTTATCAAGGACTATATCTCAAAGGATTTCCCGTGTTTTAGCCTGACTGACTCAATAGAATCAGCAAGAAGTACATTAGAAGATTTTGGATATACCCATATTTTCATTAAAAAATCCCATCACTTTTATGGGGCTATTGCTAAAGACTTTCTTCATGAGACAGAAGGAACGTTAAAAGATCTTGAGCATCAGGTTGAGCGATTTGCTATTCTTGAAGATAACAATATCATGGACAGTATCCGTTTGTTTTACACGTTCAATTCCAATGTGATCCCTGTAATCAGTAAGACAGAAAAATATTTGGGATATATCACCTGTGAAGATGTTTTTCAAGATATGTCACGCTATCCTTTATTTTCAGAATCTGGGGCCATTCTCACGGTAGAAGCTCCGGCGAGAAAATATTCGATGACTGAAATTGCCAATATTGTGGAAAGCAACAATTCAAAGTTTTATGGTGGTTTTATCAGTTTTATGTCTGAAGAGGTTGTTCGTGTTACCATTAAGATCAGCAATGAAAATCTGGCGTCTATTGATGCAACTTTTGATCGATATGATTACAGAATTGTTGAAAAATTCTATTCTGATGAAAAGACCGATCTGTTTAAAGACCGATTTGGTTTTTTCCAAAAATTTATAGAAATATAA
- a CDS encoding RNA methyltransferase, translating into MVHKLKLEELNRIDVETFKKVEKIPLIVILDNIRSMHNVGATFRTADAFLIEKIILCGITPQPPHREIHKAALGATESVDWGYEKDINITIQDLKSQGFEIIGIEQTSNSTMITDFTIDKSKKYALILGNEVDGISDEALENIDVFLEIPQLGTKHSLNVSVCGGIVMWEFTKALK; encoded by the coding sequence TTGGTACATAAATTAAAACTGGAAGAACTCAACAGAATAGATGTAGAAACATTTAAGAAAGTTGAGAAGATTCCTTTGATCGTCATTTTGGATAATATAAGAAGTATGCATAATGTGGGAGCCACGTTCAGAACGGCTGATGCTTTTTTAATTGAAAAAATAATTCTTTGCGGAATTACCCCGCAACCTCCTCATCGCGAAATTCATAAAGCGGCATTGGGGGCTACAGAAAGTGTGGATTGGGGTTATGAAAAAGATATTAATATAACGATTCAGGATTTAAAAAGTCAGGGATTTGAAATTATTGGTATCGAACAAACCAGCAACAGTACGATGATCACTGATTTTACAATCGATAAATCAAAGAAATATGCTTTAATCCTCGGTAATGAAGTGGATGGTATAAGTGATGAAGCTTTGGAAAACATTGATGTATTCTTGGAAATTCCTCAGTTAGGAACTAAACATTCTTTAAATGTAAGTGTGTGTGGAGGTATCGTAATGTGGGAGTTCACAAAGGCTTTAAAATAA
- a CDS encoding toxin-antitoxin system YwqK family antitoxin translates to MKYIFLLLFSASSLAIAQKPCGYKDGLQEGSCKQFFENGQVKEVAEWKKGKLDGDAVFYYENGKIQAQGEYKKDYKIKEWVYYDKNGVLTSKEAFRNGEKNVYDNSLTGTFYSPSGTITEISNYKLGKLNGESKVFYENGKSVKQIGYYENGVATGKWKMLYPSGKVQRETEFANDQWNGTRVHYREDGSVEKTEIYKNGKLISTK, encoded by the coding sequence ATGAAATACATTTTTCTTTTATTATTTTCTGCATCTTCGTTGGCTATTGCACAAAAACCATGCGGATATAAAGATGGGTTACAGGAAGGAAGCTGCAAACAATTCTTTGAAAATGGACAGGTAAAAGAAGTTGCTGAATGGAAAAAGGGAAAGCTTGATGGTGATGCTGTTTTCTATTATGAAAATGGAAAAATTCAAGCTCAAGGAGAGTACAAAAAAGACTACAAAATAAAGGAATGGGTTTATTATGACAAAAACGGAGTCTTAACCTCAAAAGAAGCTTTTAGGAATGGTGAAAAAAATGTCTATGATAATAGTTTAACAGGTACCTTTTATTCACCTTCGGGAACGATTACTGAAATTTCTAATTATAAGTTAGGAAAACTGAATGGTGAAAGCAAAGTCTTTTATGAAAATGGAAAGTCTGTAAAACAGATTGGTTATTATGAAAATGGGGTGGCAACAGGGAAATGGAAAATGCTTTATCCATCGGGAAAAGTTCAGCGTGAGACCGAGTTTGCCAATGACCAATGGAATGGTACCAGGGTTCATTATCGTGAAGATGGAAGTGTTGAAAAAACAGAAATTTACAAAAACGGAAAATTAATCTCTACAAAATAA
- a CDS encoding bestrophin family protein: MRVYNTKHFLKILFSLHKSDTLKILFPSMIVVGIYSYGIEYLEIEYLHLTSKSAVSNVGMIHSLLGFVLSLLLVFRTNTAYDRWWEGRKLWGKLVNDTRNFAIKINLILENDRQSAEQIARYLKFFPHFLAKHLSKESTRLALDEDYSEIEKSLKHHGPSEIVILLSHKLNQLKKEGKISDIEMVFLDTQLSGFLDICGGCERIKNTPIPYSYSSFVKKFIILYVLALPVAYVISIGLFMIPLTVFVYYVLMSLELIAEEIEDPFNNDENDIPMETIAQNIEKSVHQIMGLKNKINL; this comes from the coding sequence ATGAGAGTCTACAACACCAAACATTTCCTGAAGATCCTTTTCAGTTTACATAAAAGTGATACTTTGAAAATTCTTTTTCCGTCGATGATCGTAGTTGGGATATACTCTTATGGGATAGAATATCTGGAAATTGAATACCTTCACCTCACTTCAAAATCAGCGGTAAGCAATGTGGGTATGATTCATTCTCTGCTAGGTTTTGTACTTTCTTTATTACTGGTTTTCAGAACCAATACAGCATATGACAGATGGTGGGAAGGAAGAAAGTTATGGGGAAAACTGGTTAATGATACCAGAAATTTTGCTATAAAAATTAATCTTATTCTTGAAAATGACAGACAAAGTGCGGAACAAATAGCACGGTATTTAAAGTTTTTTCCTCATTTTCTGGCTAAACATCTCTCTAAAGAATCTACAAGACTCGCATTAGATGAAGATTATTCAGAGATAGAAAAATCTCTTAAACATCATGGGCCGAGTGAAATTGTTATTCTCCTTAGCCACAAATTAAACCAATTGAAAAAAGAAGGTAAAATTTCAGATATAGAAATGGTATTTCTTGACACTCAACTTTCCGGTTTCCTAGATATATGTGGGGGTTGTGAAAGAATAAAAAACACACCGATCCCCTATTCTTATTCTTCCTTTGTGAAGAAATTCATTATACTTTATGTATTGGCACTGCCTGTGGCTTATGTAATTAGCATTGGCTTATTCATGATCCCTCTTACAGTCTTTGTCTATTACGTTTTAATGAGTCTGGAACTTATTGCAGAAGAAATAGAAGATCCTTTCAATAATGACGAAAATGATATTCCTATGGAAACAATAGCACAAAATATCGAAAAGAGTGTTCACCAGATTATGGGACTAAAAAATAAAATCAACCTTTAA